The proteins below are encoded in one region of Apium graveolens cultivar Ventura chromosome 4, ASM990537v1, whole genome shotgun sequence:
- the LOC141720403 gene encoding N-acylphosphatidylethanolamine synthase, translating to MMGRHMEWAGSSKHMRGVPRKIVIGAVGLFAKTVANLLNTTRLHNSNTLFRLLRSRPPGVPLITVSNHMSTLDDPVMWGFQGFPTCDAGFARWALAAHDICFNNTLLSYFFRLGKCIPITRGGGIYQEHMNEALDRLSDGEWLHTFPEGKVCQEDAPIRRLKWGTASLIARSPVTPIVLPIVHRGFEKVMPEDYFFGRRPLFPLCNKKVEIIVGDPIEFNIPKMKEMAISLSRNTSLPLIGWPSTVDGIDEPAQRYLYTTISDQIRTDMERLRSLSKSHFELKA from the exons ATGATGGGCAGGCATATGGAATGGGCCGGGTCGTCAAAGCACATGAGAGGAGTGCCCAGAAAGATAGTGATCGGAGCAGTTGGTTTATTTGCAAAAACAGTAGCTAATTTACTCAACACCACTCGTCTTCACAATTCCAACACTCTCTTTCGTCTTCTCCGTTCCAGACCTCCCGGTGTTCCTCTCATTACTGTTAGCAATCACATGTCCAC GTTAGATGATCCTGTTATGTGGGGTTTTCAAGGTTTTCCCACTTGTGATGCCGGTTTCGCACGCTGGGCACTTGCTGCCCATGACATTTGCTTCAATAATACGCTGCTCTCTTATTTTTTCAGACTTG GGAAATGCATACCCATAACAAGGGGTGGTGGAATTTATCAGGAACATATGAATGAAGCTCTTGATCGATTAAGTGATGGAGAATGG TTGCATACATTTCCAGAAGGGAAAGTATGTCAGGAAGATGCACCAATTAGAAGATTAAAGTGGGGTACTGCCAGTCTTATCGCCCGTTCCCCTGTTACTCCAATAGTTTTGCCTATTGTCCATCGTGGTTTTGAGAAG GTAATGCCCGAAGATTATTTTTTCGGGAGAAGACCGCTTTTCCCGCTTTGTAACAAAAAAGTGGAAATTATTGTCGGTGACCCAATAGAGTTCAACATTCCCAAAATGAAGGAAATGGCAATCTCCTTGTCTAGGAATACATCTTTGCCACTTATAGGCTGGCCATCCACTGTCGATGGAATTGATGAGCCTGCACAAAGATATCTGTACACCACAATTTCCGATCAAATTCGAACAGATATGGAGAGATTAAGGAGTTTGAGTAAATCTCATTTTGAATTGAAGGCTTAA